CTTCGGGGGTGTTTCACGTGAAAACGGGGGGTTAAATCTTTTATATAAGGTTAAACTTTAGGTTTAACCTTTATAACGATGCCCTCTATTCTTAGCCCCGTCATATCCTCCAGCCTTCCCAGGAGTTCCTCCCTACGCATACTCAGTTCTTGCGCCCAGGCGTGCGAGCTTACCCTTATCACCAGCTTTCCTCCTCTGAAGCCGCAGGGAACCCCTTCCGGAACCCCCTCCATCTCCCCCCATGCCCTCTTTACCTTCAGAAGGTCCTCCACCCTCCCCAGCCCTTCCTCGACGAGCGTCTCCCTTAAAAGATCGCCTATATCCCTCATATGCGCTCCCTGTAAAACCCTCGCACATGTCCATCTTAAACTCTCCCGGGGACACGAAGCCCGCGCCGGCCGCCGCCAAGGCTGCGTTAGAGGTTTCCTGTGCGTTTCCTCGCTGGTAAAATGCAGCCGTCCACCGTACCGTCACCGGTAGATAATACAGTTTTACTTTGGCCTGACTTCCTGGGCCATTCATGTCCCGCATTTTAGGGCATCCAGGTTGATAATCCTTTCCGCCGTCGTCTCCCTGATTTCCTCCGTCGAGGTCACCAACACCTGCTCCCTACGCTTAAGATTCACCGCGAGCCTCTCGCGGTTCCCGGAGTCAAGCTCGGAGAAGCAGTCGTCAAACAACAGGAGTACCTTTTTGGGGGTCCGTTCCTCTATTATCCTCGCCTGTACCATCCTGCAGGCCAGGCAGAACATCTTCTGTTCTCCCTGCGAACCCTCCCTTCGCAGGTTCCTTCCGCCGAGGTAAAAGACCACCTCATCCCGATGCGGTCCGGAGAGGGTCATTCCCTTTCTTATTTCCGCCTCCTCCATCCTCTCCAGCTTTTCCAGGTTGT
The sequence above is a segment of the Actinomycetota bacterium genome. Coding sequences within it:
- a CDS encoding DUF721 domain-containing protein, whose protein sequence is MRDIGDLLRETLVEEGLGRVEDLLKVKRAWGEMEGVPEGVPCGFRGGKLVIRVSSHAWAQELSMRREELLGRLEDMTGLRIEGIVIKVKPKV